In Dromiciops gliroides isolate mDroGli1 chromosome 4, mDroGli1.pri, whole genome shotgun sequence, one DNA window encodes the following:
- the LOC122754765 gene encoding arginine and glutamate-rich protein 1-like, which translates to MGRSRSRSSSRSKHTKSSKRNKKRSRSRSRSRDKKRVRKRSKYRESKRNRRRKSRSRSRSRSTYAAVSRRERKRERASSSRDRVDIFGRTVSKRSTLAEKQKREEEEKAEFQRQRKIRQQEIKEKLIEEETSRRVEELVAKRVEEELEKRKDEIEREVLRRVEEAKDTMKKQLLEELERQRQAELAAQKAREEEERAKREELERILEESNRKIADAQAKLAEEQLRIVEEQRKIYEERMKLEQERQRRQKEEQNIILGKGKSRPKLSFSIKTTHY; encoded by the coding sequence ATGGGCCGGTCCCGAAGTCGGAGCTCGTCCCGCTCCAAACACACCAAGAGCAGTAAGCGAAACAAAAAGCGGAGCCGGTCTCGGTCGCGGTCCCGGGATAAGAAACGGGTTCGGAAACGCTCCAAGTACCGGGAGAGCAAGAGGAACCGGCGCCGGAAGTCGCGCTCGCGCTCGCGCTCGCGCTCCACCTACGCCGCCGTGTCCCGCCGCGAGCGGAAGCGCGAGCGTGCCTCGTCCTCCCGGGACCGCGTCGACATCTTCGGGCGCACGGTGAGCAAGCGGAGCACCCTGGCCGAGAAGCAGAaacgggaggaggaggagaaggcagaGTTCCAGCGGCAACGAAAGATTCGACAGCAGGAAATAAAAGAGAAGCTCATTGAGGAAGAAACATCGAGAAGAGTAGAAGAACTTGTGGCAAAACGAGTAGAGGAAGaattggagaaaaggaaggatgaaattGAGCGAGAAGTTCTCCGAAGGGTAGAAGAAGCTAAAGACACGATGAAAAAGCAGTTGCTCGAAGAACTCGAGCGACAGAGACAAGCTGAGCTTGCAGCACAAAAAGCTAGAGAGGAGGAAGAGCGCGCAAAACGTGAGGAACTAGAGAGAATACTGGAAGAGAGTAATCGAAAAATTGCAGATGCACAAGCCAAACTGGCTGAAGAACAATTGAGAATTGttgaagaacaaagaaagattTATGAAGAAAGGATGAAACTAGAACAAGAGAGACAACGTCGACAAAAAGAAGAGCAAAATATTATCCTGGGCAAGGGGAAGTCCAGGCCAAAACTGTCCTTCTCAATAAAAACCACCCATTATTAA
- the LOC122726299 gene encoding cornifin-like codes for MSSHQQKQPNIMPPQLQQQQVKQPCQPPPRETFVPQTKEPCHPKAPEPGTTKVPVPSQPKVPGPGTTNIGEPCYPEVPVPSYPKVPVPDTTKVPVPSQPKVPVPGTTKVPEPHPIPVTPPVTQEKYPQVPKTKQK; via the coding sequence ATGTCTTCCCACCAACAGAAACAGCCCAATATCATGCCTCCTCAGCTTCAGCAGCAGCAGGTGAAACAGCCCTGCCAACCACCTCCTCGGGAGACATTTGTCCCACAAACAAAGGAGCCATGCCACCCCAAGGCCCCGGAACCAGGCACCACCAAGGTGCCAGTGCCAAGCCAGCCTAAGGTCCCAGGGCCAGGCACCACCAACATAGGAGAGCCATGCTACCCTGAGGTGCCAGTGCCAAGCTATCCTAAGGTCCCAGTGCCAGATACCACCAAGGTACCAGTGCCAAGCCAGCCTAAGGTCCCAGTGCCTGGAACCACCAAGGTGCCAGAGCCCCATCCCATCCCGGTTACTCCACCTGTTACCCAAGAGAAGTACCCACAGGTCCCCAAGACCAAGCAGAAGTAA